A genome region from Triticum aestivum cultivar Chinese Spring chromosome 2B, IWGSC CS RefSeq v2.1, whole genome shotgun sequence includes the following:
- the LOC123041735 gene encoding blue copper protein — protein sequence MAQARVALALCALLLHGVAWEARAASYTVGDSAGWDISADLQSWAAAKIFNVGDVLVFTYSKTHTLDEVDAAGYKSCSAANALLSSSDGNTTVPLTAGGDRYFICGHQMHCLGGMKLHVHVTSPAGSTPQGSPAGAGAGAPLASPGAALGPAGGTDDDAGIPRLDLGGSHRLGMVWPALATLWLCLAAALFV from the exons ATGGCCCAAGCTCGCGTCGCCCTCGCGCTGTGCGCTCTGCTCCTCCATGGCGTCGCctgggaggcgcgggcggcgtcgTACACCGTCGGGGACAGCGCCGGCTGGGACATCAGCGCCGACCTGCAGTCGTGGGCCGCCGCCAAAATATTCAACGTCGGCGACGTTCTAG TGTTCACGTACTCCAAGACCCACACCCTGGACGAGGTGGACGCGGCGGGGTACAAGAGCTGCAGCGCCGCCAACGCGCTGCTCTCCAGCAGCGACGGCAACACGACGGTGCCCCTGACGGCGGGCGGCGACCGGTACTTCATCTGCGGCCACCAGATGCACTGCCTGGGCGGCATGAAGCTGCACGTGCACGTCACCTCGCCAGCCGGCTCCACGCCGCAGGGAAGCCCCGCGGGAGCCGGCGCCGGCGCCCCGCTGGCGAGCCCCGGCGCCGCTCTCGGCCCGGCTGGCGGCACCGACGACGACGCCGGCATCCCCAGGCTCGACCTCGGCGGGTCGCACCGGCTGGGGATGGTGTGGCCCGCGCTGGCGACATTGTGGTTGTGCCTAGCTGCGGCTCTGTTTGTATGA